A single window of Lysobacter oculi DNA harbors:
- a CDS encoding MarR family winged helix-turn-helix transcriptional regulator translates to MATTGKAPGKTLAGQDGSGVATLELERFLPYRLSLLSNRISQTIADLYADRFGIGVTEWRVIAVLGRYAGLSANEVAERTAMDKVAVSRAVARLLERGLIERDTHGDDRRRSVLALSGEGLAVHAQVAPLALDIEQRLLAGLDAEERGQLQRLLDKLGDGIGRLESSGG, encoded by the coding sequence ATGGCAACGACAGGCAAGGCGCCCGGCAAGACCCTCGCCGGTCAGGATGGCAGCGGCGTGGCAACGCTCGAACTGGAGCGTTTCCTGCCCTATCGCCTGTCGCTGCTGTCGAACCGGATCAGCCAGACCATCGCCGATCTGTATGCCGACCGCTTCGGCATCGGCGTCACCGAATGGCGGGTGATCGCGGTGCTTGGCCGCTACGCCGGCCTGTCCGCCAACGAGGTCGCCGAACGCACCGCAATGGACAAGGTGGCGGTGAGCCGGGCCGTCGCGCGTCTGCTGGAACGCGGCCTCATCGAACGCGATACCCACGGCGACGACCGCCGCCGCTCGGTGCTGGCCTTGTCGGGCGAAGGGCTGGCCGTGCATGCGCAGGTCGCGCCGCTGGCACTCGACATCGAACAGCGCCTGCTGGCCGGGCTGGACGCCGAAGAACGCGGCCAGCTGCAACGCCTGCTGGACAAGCTGGGCGACGGCATCGGCCGGCTGGAATCGAGCGGCGGTTGA
- a CDS encoding peptide MFS transporter, with protein sequence MSGAAANSNEPFVPPPPGELMGHPKQLWMLFTAELWERFAYYGMRALLAVYVAAQFFAHLPEGEAKKEASLVYGGFTSLVYATGVLGGMIADRYLGYQRSIIVGGLLMGLGLFLLILPEMQWFLIGLSIVVVGNGLFKPNISAMVGKLYAPSDARRDSGFTIFYMGINAGAFLAPIVCGTLIGARFGYQYGFLAAAIGMIFGVVVFQFRRGMLGHVGVTPPQHQGWGPVVKVIIGAALLVPVVYFLLAQSAILGILLLGLFAVLAIYLIWSGYAESSEQGKRYVAMFILFAANILFWALFEQAGASLNFLAQDYVDAPFHFTMFQSANSIFILLLAPVFAAMWPKLDKINMNPSIPRKFALALVGLALGFAVIVWAMKGAMAHGVKIAWVWLAALYLIHTMAELCLSPIGLSMVTKLSAQKNVGLAMGGWFLATAVANYLAGRISAIATGGGGHGEGPVCDAALQGAAKMQCELGQYASTFTWLIWAGLIVGALFFLAAPLVQRLMPGVK encoded by the coding sequence ATGAGCGGAGCCGCTGCCAACAGTAACGAACCGTTCGTCCCGCCCCCGCCGGGGGAGTTGATGGGGCATCCCAAGCAGTTGTGGATGCTGTTCACCGCCGAACTGTGGGAACGCTTTGCCTATTACGGCATGCGCGCCCTGCTGGCGGTCTATGTGGCGGCGCAGTTCTTCGCCCATCTGCCGGAAGGCGAGGCCAAGAAGGAGGCGTCGCTGGTCTATGGCGGCTTCACCTCGCTGGTCTACGCCACCGGCGTCCTCGGCGGCATGATCGCCGACCGTTACCTCGGCTATCAGCGTTCGATCATTGTCGGCGGCCTGCTGATGGGGCTGGGCCTGTTCCTGCTCATCCTGCCGGAGATGCAGTGGTTCCTGATCGGCCTTTCCATCGTGGTCGTGGGCAACGGGCTGTTCAAGCCCAACATCTCGGCGATGGTCGGCAAGCTCTATGCGCCCTCCGACGCGCGCCGCGACTCGGGCTTCACCATCTTCTACATGGGCATCAACGCGGGTGCGTTCCTCGCCCCCATCGTCTGCGGCACGCTGATCGGCGCCAGGTTCGGTTACCAGTACGGCTTCCTGGCGGCCGCCATCGGCATGATCTTCGGCGTGGTGGTGTTCCAGTTCCGCCGCGGGATGCTGGGCCATGTCGGCGTCACGCCGCCGCAGCACCAGGGCTGGGGGCCGGTGGTCAAGGTCATCATCGGCGCGGCCCTGCTGGTGCCGGTGGTGTATTTCCTGCTGGCGCAGAGTGCGATCCTGGGCATCCTGCTGCTGGGCCTGTTCGCGGTCCTGGCGATCTACCTGATCTGGAGCGGCTATGCGGAAAGCAGCGAGCAGGGCAAGCGGTACGTCGCCATGTTCATCCTGTTCGCCGCCAACATCCTGTTCTGGGCCCTGTTCGAGCAGGCCGGTGCCTCGCTCAACTTCCTGGCCCAGGACTACGTGGATGCGCCGTTCCACTTCACCATGTTCCAGTCGGCAAACTCGATCTTCATCCTGCTGCTGGCGCCGGTGTTCGCGGCGATGTGGCCGAAGCTGGACAAGATCAATATGAACCCGTCGATCCCGCGCAAGTTCGCGCTGGCGCTGGTGGGGCTCGCGCTCGGCTTCGCGGTGATCGTGTGGGCGATGAAGGGGGCGATGGCGCATGGCGTGAAGATCGCCTGGGTCTGGCTTGCGGCGCTCTATCTGATCCACACGATGGCCGAGCTCTGCCTGTCGCCGATCGGCCTTTCGATGGTGACCAAGCTGTCGGCGCAGAAGAACGTCGGCCTCGCGATGGGCGGCTGGTTCTTGGCCACCGCCGTGGCCAACTATCTGGCCGGCCGCATCTCGGCGATCGCCACCGGTGGTGGCGGCCATGGCGAGGGTCCGGTGTGCGATGCCGCCCTGCAGGGCGCGGCCAAGATGCAGTGCGAGCTGGGCCAGTATGCGAGCACGTTCACTTGGCTGATCTGGGCCGGCCTGATCGTGGGCGCGCTGTTCTTCCTCGCGGCTCCGCTGGTGCAGCGCCTCATGCCCGGCGTGAAGTAA
- a CDS encoding energy-coupling factor ABC transporter permease: MTAQLPSEWRWWGLLAAVAVLAWAVRRLPWHKVADDAEAQRVFAIFIALVILLRAPSTQSAIGINLHFLGAAIATLMFGARFALVALAVVSAAWALLGRVWLGWGWDFLANDALPVAVTVAFGALVTKMLPAHIFIYILGNAFFAAGLSMLASVLAKAAVTHGLGGEAVPYLIAAIPMSFGEAFFTGGALALVVAYRPHWCASFDDAKYLSGRD, encoded by the coding sequence GTGACCGCGCAGCTGCCGTCGGAATGGCGGTGGTGGGGCCTGCTGGCCGCGGTCGCGGTGCTGGCCTGGGCTGTACGCAGGCTGCCGTGGCACAAGGTCGCCGACGATGCCGAGGCGCAGCGCGTCTTCGCCATCTTCATCGCGCTGGTCATCCTGCTGCGCGCGCCCAGCACGCAGTCGGCGATAGGCATCAACTTGCATTTCCTCGGCGCCGCCATCGCCACGCTGATGTTCGGCGCGCGCTTCGCGCTGGTCGCGCTGGCGGTGGTGAGCGCGGCCTGGGCACTGCTCGGCCGTGTCTGGCTGGGCTGGGGCTGGGACTTCCTAGCCAACGACGCGCTGCCGGTGGCGGTGACCGTGGCCTTCGGCGCGCTGGTGACGAAGATGCTGCCGGCGCACATCTTCATCTACATCCTGGGCAATGCGTTCTTCGCGGCCGGATTGTCGATGCTGGCCTCGGTGCTGGCGAAGGCGGCGGTGACACACGGGCTGGGCGGGGAGGCGGTGCCGTATCTGATCGCCGCCATCCCGATGTCCTTCGGCGAGGCCTTCTTCACCGGCGGGGCGCTGGCGCTGGTGGTGGCCTACCGCCCGCACTGGTGCGCCAGCTTCGATGACGCGAAGTACCTGTCCGGACGGGATTGA
- a CDS encoding tryptophan 2,3-dioxygenase: MAIDNNERALESGILTDLSGRMTYGGYLQLDQLLAAQNPLSQPPHHDEMLFIIQHQTSELWLKLLIHELSAAVDHLRHDRVWQFGKVVSRCKRVLDQLTNQWSVLETLTPSEYMEFREVLGPSSGFQSLQYRTVEFLLGNKNAGMVKVFKHDEAAHARLEAVLHMPSLYDEFLRYLARWGHAVPADHLERDWTKPHVLDAALVPVFEKIYEDTDRYWREYALCEDLVDLETQFQLWRFRHMRTVMRIIGFKRGTGGSSGVDFLKRALDLTFFPELFEVRTTIGPERGYGEDSAAK; this comes from the coding sequence ATGGCCATCGACAACAACGAACGCGCGCTCGAATCGGGCATCCTTACGGACCTGTCCGGGCGCATGACCTACGGCGGCTACCTGCAGCTGGACCAGTTGCTGGCGGCGCAGAACCCGCTCTCGCAGCCGCCGCATCACGACGAGATGCTGTTCATCATCCAGCACCAGACCAGCGAGCTCTGGCTGAAGCTGCTGATCCACGAACTCAGCGCCGCCGTCGATCACCTGCGCCACGACCGCGTCTGGCAGTTCGGCAAAGTGGTGTCGCGCTGCAAGCGCGTGCTCGACCAGCTGACCAACCAGTGGTCGGTGCTGGAGACGCTCACCCCCTCCGAATACATGGAGTTCCGCGAAGTGCTGGGGCCGTCCAGCGGCTTCCAGTCGCTGCAGTACCGCACCGTGGAGTTCCTGCTGGGCAACAAGAACGCCGGCATGGTCAAGGTGTTCAAGCATGACGAAGCCGCGCATGCGCGGCTGGAAGCGGTGCTGCACATGCCGAGCCTGTACGACGAATTCCTGCGCTATCTCGCGCGCTGGGGCCATGCGGTGCCGGCGGATCACCTGGAACGTGACTGGACGAAGCCGCACGTGCTGGATGCCGCGCTGGTGCCGGTGTTCGAGAAGATCTACGAAGACACCGATCGCTACTGGCGCGAGTACGCCCTGTGCGAGGACCTGGTCGATCTGGAAACGCAGTTCCAGCTCTGGCGCTTCCGCCACATGCGCACGGTGATGCGGATCATCGGGTTCAAGCGTGGCACGGGCGGTTCGTCGGGCGTGGACTTCCTCAAGCGCGCGCTCGACCTGACCTTCTTCCCGGAACTGTTCGAAGTCCGCACCACCATCGGCCCGGAACGCGGCTACGGCGAGGACAGCGCCGCGAAGTGA
- the pdhA gene encoding pyruvate dehydrogenase (acetyl-transferring) E1 component subunit alpha, with the protein MTLAAQFEIEYLQCLKPDGTLNGPLPPAVADPSKLVPLFKRMLFVRTFDTKAIALQRTGKLGTYAACLGHEATHVGIGASMTPDDVFAPSYREYGAQFMRGVKPRDVLMYWGGDERGNDFEVPRNDYPWCVPISTQMLMAAGAALSFKLRDQKRVAVACCGDGGSSKTDFYAAVNSGGAYQLPLVLCVINNGWAISVPRKAQTGAQTLAQKGLAGGLNCLQVDGNDIVAVLEAMRRATERARNGEGGSVIEFMTYRLHDHTTADDARRYRGEDEVKDAWTREPFLRLRKYLTDLKLWSEEQEAAWLKECGELVDAEINAYLETPVQPVEAMFDYLYGDMPADVLAQREAAIALEKRA; encoded by the coding sequence ATGACCCTTGCCGCACAGTTCGAGATCGAATACCTGCAGTGCCTCAAGCCCGATGGCACGCTCAACGGCCCACTGCCCCCGGCAGTCGCGGATCCGTCGAAGCTGGTTCCCCTCTTCAAGCGCATGTTGTTCGTGCGCACCTTCGACACCAAGGCCATCGCGCTGCAGCGCACCGGCAAGCTCGGCACCTATGCCGCCTGTCTGGGCCACGAGGCCACGCATGTCGGCATCGGCGCCTCGATGACGCCCGATGACGTCTTCGCCCCCAGTTACCGCGAATACGGTGCCCAGTTCATGCGCGGGGTGAAGCCGCGCGACGTGCTGATGTACTGGGGCGGCGACGAACGCGGCAATGATTTCGAAGTGCCGCGCAACGACTATCCGTGGTGCGTGCCGATCTCCACCCAGATGCTGATGGCGGCCGGCGCGGCGCTCTCCTTCAAGCTGCGCGACCAGAAGCGCGTCGCCGTCGCCTGCTGCGGCGATGGTGGCTCGTCGAAGACCGACTTCTACGCCGCGGTGAATTCCGGCGGCGCCTACCAGTTGCCGCTGGTGCTCTGCGTCATCAACAACGGCTGGGCGATCTCGGTGCCGCGCAAGGCGCAGACCGGCGCGCAGACGCTCGCGCAGAAGGGCCTGGCCGGTGGCCTGAACTGCCTGCAGGTGGATGGCAACGACATCGTCGCCGTGCTGGAAGCGATGCGCCGCGCCACCGAACGCGCGCGCAATGGCGAAGGCGGCAGCGTCATCGAATTCATGACCTATCGCCTGCACGACCACACCACCGCCGACGACGCCCGCCGTTACCGCGGCGAGGACGAGGTGAAGGACGCCTGGACGCGCGAACCCTTCCTGCGCCTGCGCAAATACCTGACCGACCTCAAGCTGTGGAGCGAGGAACAGGAAGCCGCCTGGCTGAAGGAATGCGGCGAACTGGTCGATGCCGAGATCAACGCCTACCTGGAAACGCCGGTGCAGCCGGTCGAGGCGATGTTCGATTACCTCTATGGCGACATGCCGGCGGACGTGCTGGCCCAACGCGAGGCGGCGATCGCCCTGGAGAAGCGCGCATGA
- a CDS encoding alpha-ketoacid dehydrogenase subunit beta — MSDTPISLIEAITQALAYEMKHDDAVVVLGEDVGVNGGVFRATAGLQQQFGDMRVLDTPLDETTIAGLTVGMASQGMKPVAEAQFDGFMYPMVDFIICHAARMRYRTRGRLTCPMVLRVPWGGGIRAPEHHSEANESIFTNVPGLRVVMPSSPQRAYGLLLAAIRDPDPVIYMEPKRIYRQYKELVPDDGEALPLDVCFVLRDGSDITLVTWGAQVKETLEAAEALAKEGISAEVIDVATLKPLDFATIAESVQKTGRCVIVHEAAKTAGFGAEIAARVAEECLFDLLAPVERVTGYDTHIPLFRLEMKYLPSVDKIVAAAKRAVAHS; from the coding sequence ATGAGCGACACCCCCATCAGCCTGATCGAAGCGATCACGCAGGCCCTCGCCTATGAAATGAAGCACGACGATGCGGTCGTGGTGCTCGGCGAGGACGTCGGCGTCAACGGCGGCGTGTTCCGTGCCACCGCCGGCCTGCAGCAGCAGTTCGGCGACATGCGCGTGCTCGACACGCCGCTGGACGAAACCACCATCGCCGGCCTCACCGTCGGCATGGCCTCGCAGGGCATGAAGCCGGTGGCCGAAGCGCAGTTCGACGGCTTCATGTACCCGATGGTCGACTTCATCATCTGCCACGCCGCGCGCATGCGTTACCGCACGCGTGGCCGCCTGACCTGCCCGATGGTGCTGCGCGTGCCGTGGGGCGGCGGCATCCGCGCGCCGGAGCACCACAGCGAAGCCAACGAATCCATCTTCACCAACGTGCCCGGCCTGCGCGTGGTCATGCCGTCCAGCCCGCAGCGCGCCTACGGCCTGCTGCTGGCCGCGATCCGCGACCCGGACCCGGTGATCTACATGGAGCCCAAGCGCATCTACCGCCAGTACAAGGAACTGGTGCCGGATGACGGCGAAGCGCTGCCGCTCGATGTCTGCTTCGTGCTGCGCGACGGCAGCGACATCACCCTGGTCACCTGGGGCGCGCAGGTCAAGGAAACGCTGGAAGCCGCCGAGGCGCTGGCGAAGGAAGGCATCAGCGCGGAAGTGATCGATGTCGCCACGTTGAAGCCGCTCGACTTCGCCACCATCGCCGAGTCCGTGCAGAAGACCGGCCGCTGCGTGATCGTGCACGAGGCCGCCAAGACCGCCGGCTTCGGTGCCGAGATCGCCGCGCGCGTCGCCGAGGAATGCCTGTTCGACCTGCTCGCGCCGGTCGAGCGCGTCACCGGTTACGACACCCACATCCCGCTGTTCCGCCTTGAAATGAAGTACCTGCCGAGCGTGGACAAGATCGTCGCCGCGGCCAAGCGCGCCGTCGCGCACAGTTAA
- a CDS encoding dihydrolipoamide acetyltransferase family protein, producing MTKKTFNLPDLGEGLPDATIVEWYVKEGDTIKLDDNLVSMETAKAVVDVPSPVSGKVVKLSGAAGDIIVTGSMLAEFEMDMSMPQRAEGQDTGHHHGGGHSVGSPDPAPDNKVVASSEGGAIKATDKPQPEDANANAAAKQDAGTVVGAMQVGDSVHAEAAMAVGGVKAVPAVRAMARKLGVDLTRVRASGPYGVVTMGDVKQAAADGSAKIGSAPVQRAVDAPVAATRAAPQAAQRSTLSQGGKPMRTQPPGVAATGQPEQLKGVRRNMARVMADAHAQVVPTTLVDDADLHQWIGKQDITARLVRAIVAACKEVPALNAWFEGNALTRTLHPHVDIGIAVDTDDGLFVPALRNADMLDAHGVRAAIKRLRTQVEDRSIPSSELSGYTISLSNFGMFAGRYATPVVVPPCVAIIGAGKLCHDVVAVMGGIEVHRRMPISLTFDHRACTGGEAARFLKALLDDLARPN from the coding sequence ATGACGAAGAAGACCTTCAACCTCCCCGACCTCGGCGAAGGACTGCCGGACGCGACCATCGTCGAGTGGTACGTCAAGGAAGGCGACACCATCAAGCTCGACGACAACCTGGTCTCGATGGAAACCGCGAAGGCGGTGGTCGACGTGCCCTCGCCGGTCAGCGGCAAGGTGGTGAAACTCTCCGGCGCGGCGGGCGACATCATCGTCACCGGTTCGATGCTGGCCGAGTTCGAGATGGACATGTCGATGCCACAGCGTGCCGAAGGCCAGGACACCGGCCACCACCACGGCGGCGGCCACAGCGTCGGTTCACCCGATCCGGCGCCGGACAACAAGGTGGTGGCATCGAGCGAAGGCGGCGCGATCAAGGCGACCGACAAGCCGCAGCCGGAAGACGCCAACGCCAATGCCGCGGCCAAGCAGGACGCCGGCACCGTGGTCGGTGCGATGCAGGTCGGTGACTCCGTGCATGCCGAGGCCGCGATGGCGGTCGGTGGCGTCAAGGCCGTGCCCGCCGTGCGCGCGATGGCCCGCAAGCTCGGCGTCGACCTCACCCGCGTCCGCGCCAGCGGCCCCTATGGCGTGGTGACGATGGGCGACGTCAAGCAGGCCGCCGCCGACGGCAGCGCCAAGATCGGCAGCGCGCCGGTCCAGCGCGCGGTCGATGCGCCCGTGGCCGCCACCCGCGCGGCCCCGCAGGCAGCGCAGCGCAGCACGCTCTCGCAGGGCGGCAAGCCGATGCGCACGCAGCCGCCGGGCGTCGCCGCGACCGGCCAGCCCGAGCAGCTCAAGGGCGTGCGCCGCAACATGGCGCGGGTCATGGCCGATGCGCACGCGCAGGTCGTCCCGACCACGCTGGTCGATGACGCCGACCTGCACCAGTGGATCGGCAAGCAGGACATCACCGCCCGCCTGGTGCGCGCCATCGTCGCCGCCTGCAAGGAGGTGCCCGCGCTCAACGCGTGGTTCGAAGGCAATGCGCTGACCCGCACCCTGCACCCGCACGTGGACATCGGCATCGCCGTGGACACCGACGACGGCCTGTTCGTGCCCGCCCTGCGCAACGCCGACATGCTTGACGCCCACGGCGTGCGCGCCGCGATCAAGCGCCTGCGCACCCAGGTGGAAGACCGTTCGATCCCGTCGTCGGAGCTGTCCGGCTACACCATCTCGCTGTCGAACTTCGGCATGTTCGCCGGCCGCTACGCGACGCCGGTGGTGGTGCCGCCGTGCGTGGCGATCATCGGCGCCGGCAAGCTCTGCCACGACGTGGTCGCGGTGATGGGCGGCATCGAAGTGCATCGCCGCATGCCGATCTCGCTGACCTTCGACCACCGCGCCTGCACCGGCGGCGAGGCGGCACGCTTCCTCAAGGCCCTGCTCGACGACCTGGCCCGCCCGAACTGA
- a CDS encoding bleomycin resistance protein yields the protein MLRALVPMLRVPDVPATVAWYRDTLGFTAQYDGSDGWACLERDGIELMLSAFNAHEGDEATAFTGSLYLRCDDVDAWWDRLRDIAPVCHPIENFDYGMREFAVRDPNGFLLQFGQPVDDPPGTHER from the coding sequence ATGCTGCGTGCGCTGGTCCCGATGCTGCGGGTGCCGGATGTGCCGGCCACCGTGGCCTGGTACCGCGACACGCTTGGTTTCACCGCCCAGTACGACGGCAGCGACGGCTGGGCCTGCCTTGAACGTGACGGCATCGAACTGATGCTGTCGGCGTTCAACGCCCACGAAGGCGATGAGGCAACCGCCTTCACCGGCTCGCTTTACCTGCGCTGCGATGACGTGGACGCATGGTGGGACCGGCTGCGCGACATCGCGCCGGTCTGCCACCCCATCGAAAACTTCGACTACGGCATGCGCGAATTCGCGGTGCGCGATCCGAACGGTTTCCTGCTGCAGTTCGGGCAGCCGGTCGACGATCCGCCCGGCACCCACGAGCGCTGA
- a CDS encoding tryptophan--tRNA ligase has protein sequence MSARPVRILTGITTSGTPHLGNYVGAIRPALASAQSADAENFYFLADYHALIKAQDPARVQRSTLEIAATWLACGLDVEKNWFYRQSDIPEIPELTWLLTCVAGKGLLNRAHAFKAAVDRNRAEGEDDDAGVSAGLFMYPVLMAADILIFNAERVPVGRDQVQHIEMARDFGQRFNHLYGEHFVLPEVAIDENVATLPGLDGRKMSKSYDNTIPLFSPPAELRRLIMGIVTDSRAPGEPKDTEGSALFQLYQAFATPEETMAMREAFAAGIGWGDAKQKLFERIDAEIAPMRERYETLIARPAEIEAILRDGATRLRARYATPTLATLRNAVGLRDLGQAAADAAPVAREKMELPTFKQYREADGKFYFKLVQGDRLLLVSRGFDSPREAGQRVAAMKTGALGEGGAASDFQLGEGVGSDEVNAALAAFLEDALK, from the coding sequence ATGTCCGCCCGCCCCGTCCGCATCCTCACCGGCATCACCACCTCCGGCACGCCGCATCTCGGCAATTACGTCGGCGCCATCCGCCCGGCGCTGGCCAGCGCGCAGTCGGCGGATGCCGAGAACTTCTATTTCCTCGCCGACTACCACGCGCTGATCAAGGCGCAGGACCCGGCGCGTGTGCAGCGCTCCACGCTGGAAATCGCCGCGACGTGGCTGGCCTGCGGGCTGGATGTCGAGAAGAACTGGTTCTACCGCCAGAGCGACATCCCGGAAATCCCCGAGCTCACCTGGCTGCTCACCTGCGTCGCCGGCAAGGGCCTGCTCAACCGCGCGCACGCCTTCAAGGCGGCGGTGGACCGCAACCGCGCAGAAGGCGAGGACGATGATGCGGGCGTGAGCGCCGGGCTCTTCATGTATCCGGTGCTGATGGCCGCCGACATCCTCATCTTCAATGCCGAGCGCGTGCCGGTGGGTCGCGACCAGGTGCAGCACATCGAGATGGCGCGCGACTTCGGCCAGCGCTTCAACCATCTGTATGGCGAGCATTTCGTGCTGCCGGAAGTGGCGATCGACGAGAACGTGGCCACGCTGCCCGGCCTCGATGGCCGCAAGATGTCGAAGAGTTACGACAACACCATCCCGCTGTTTTCGCCGCCGGCCGAGCTGCGCCGCCTGATCATGGGCATCGTCACCGACTCGCGCGCGCCGGGCGAGCCCAAGGACACCGAAGGCTCCGCGCTGTTCCAGCTCTACCAGGCCTTCGCCACGCCGGAGGAAACCATGGCGATGCGCGAGGCCTTCGCCGCCGGCATCGGCTGGGGCGACGCCAAGCAGAAGCTGTTCGAGCGCATCGATGCCGAGATCGCGCCGATGCGCGAACGCTACGAGACGCTCATCGCCCGGCCCGCCGAGATCGAGGCGATCCTGCGTGATGGCGCGACCCGCCTGCGTGCGCGCTACGCCACGCCGACGCTGGCCACCCTGCGCAATGCGGTCGGCCTGCGCGACCTGGGCCAGGCCGCCGCCGATGCGGCACCGGTCGCGCGCGAGAAGATGGAGCTGCCGACCTTCAAGCAATACCGCGAGGCCGATGGCAAGTTCTACTTCAAGCTGGTGCAAGGCGACCGCCTGCTGCTGGTGAGCCGGGGTTTCGACTCCCCGCGCGAAGCCGGCCAGCGGGTGGCGGCGATGAAGACCGGCGCGCTGGGAGAGGGCGGCGCGGCCAGCGATTTCCAGCTGGGCGAGGGCGTCGGCAGCGACGAGGTAAATGCAGCCTTGGCCGCTTTCCTGGAAGACGCGCTGAAGTAA
- a CDS encoding CsbD family protein, whose amino-acid sequence MNKDIIAGKWQQLKGKAQARWGDLTDDVFDVAAGDAKYLAGKLREQYGWDEKRADDEVRDFERGLH is encoded by the coding sequence ATGAACAAGGACATCATTGCCGGCAAGTGGCAGCAGCTGAAGGGCAAGGCGCAGGCGCGCTGGGGCGACCTCACCGACGACGTCTTCGATGTCGCGGCGGGTGACGCCAAATACCTCGCCGGCAAGCTGCGCGAGCAGTACGGCTGGGACGAGAAACGCGCCGACGACGAAGTGCGCGATTTCGAGCGCGGCCTGCACTGA
- a CDS encoding entericidin A/B family lipoprotein: MLVAMLAMFSMGTLSACNTIAGAGKDVQKAGEKVEDKAQDCKDGRC, from the coding sequence ATGCTCGTAGCGATGCTCGCCATGTTCTCGATGGGCACCCTGAGTGCCTGCAACACCATCGCCGGCGCCGGCAAGGACGTGCAGAAGGCCGGTGAGAAGGTCGAAGACAAGGCGCAGGACTGCAAGGACGGCCGCTGCTGA
- the rocF gene encoding arginase, with protein sequence MRTSYPPVSIFGVPTDIGAAHRGASMGPEALRVARLAEAITRRGVEVSDLGDVSGPRNPLTGPVDGYRHLDEVVAWNQAVFDASTRELQAGRMPIMLGGDHCLAIGSIAAVAAYCRAQGKSLRVLWLDAHADFNTSDITPSGNIHGMPVACLCGLGPASLVNLGAPGPALNAQDIRQIGIRSVDRGEKRLVKEHGIDIYDMRYIDEIGMRRVMEEALEDMDDDTHLHVSFDVDMLDPSIAPGTGTRVPGGVNYREAQLMMEMIADTGRMGSLDLVEVNPALDKRNATALLAVQLVESLFGKSTLMRD encoded by the coding sequence ATGCGCACCAGCTACCCCCCCGTTTCGATCTTCGGCGTGCCCACCGACATCGGGGCCGCGCATCGTGGCGCGTCGATGGGGCCGGAAGCGCTCCGCGTCGCGCGCCTGGCCGAAGCCATCACGCGTCGCGGCGTGGAAGTGAGTGACCTCGGCGATGTCAGCGGCCCGCGAAACCCGCTTACCGGGCCGGTCGACGGCTACCGGCATCTGGATGAAGTCGTTGCCTGGAACCAGGCCGTCTTCGACGCCTCCACCCGCGAACTGCAGGCCGGCCGGATGCCGATCATGCTCGGCGGCGACCACTGCCTGGCCATCGGTTCCATCGCCGCGGTCGCCGCGTATTGCCGCGCGCAGGGCAAGTCGCTGCGCGTGCTCTGGCTGGACGCGCACGCCGACTTCAACACCAGCGACATCACGCCCTCCGGCAACATCCACGGCATGCCCGTCGCCTGCCTGTGCGGGCTGGGTCCGGCGTCGCTGGTCAACCTCGGCGCGCCGGGGCCGGCGTTGAATGCGCAGGACATCCGCCAGATCGGCATCCGCTCGGTGGATCGCGGCGAGAAGCGGCTGGTGAAGGAACACGGCATCGACATCTACGACATGCGCTACATCGACGAGATCGGCATGCGCCGGGTCATGGAGGAAGCGCTGGAGGACATGGATGACGACACCCACCTGCACGTGAGTTTCGATGTCGACATGCTGGATCCGTCGATCGCGCCCGGCACCGGCACGCGCGTGCCCGGCGGCGTGAACTACCGCGAGGCGCAGTTGATGATGGAGATGATCGCCGACACCGGCCGCATGGGCTCGCTCGATCTGGTCGAGGTCAACCCGGCGCTCGACAAGCGCAACGCGACGGCGCTGCTCGCGGTGCAGCTGGTGGAAAGCCTGTTCGGCAAATCCACGCTGATGCGCGACTGA